A region from the Methanobacterium bryantii genome encodes:
- a CDS encoding TIGR03557 family F420-dependent LLM class oxidoreductase translates to MVEIGYKLGSEKYPPLELIHNAKRAEDAGFDFAMISDHYHPWINKEGNSPFVWGTLGGISQATESIPIATGVTCPTFRIHPAIIAQAAATAASMLPGRFILGVGSGENLNEHVLGDEWPPTPTRINMLAEAVDIIRTLWNGGDGLQDYDGCYYTVENAKVYTKPEELPPIYIAAEGEMASELAGTSGDGLIAQSPKEKITKKFNESGGEGKPCYGEAAVCWAEDDDEAKHTAYKYWPIKANTVQLNGDLATPSHFEQLGGIINEDLLAEQMVCSSDPQDHIDEIKSYVDAGFDHVCIQHVGTDQPGFIEFCEREILPEFRD, encoded by the coding sequence ATGGTTGAGATCGGCTATAAATTGGGTAGTGAAAAATACCCGCCGTTAGAGTTGATACATAACGCTAAAAGAGCTGAAGATGCGGGATTTGATTTTGCGATGATTTCAGATCATTATCACCCCTGGATAAATAAAGAGGGGAACAGCCCTTTTGTCTGGGGTACACTCGGAGGTATATCCCAGGCAACAGAAAGCATACCTATTGCAACAGGAGTTACCTGCCCAACATTTAGAATACACCCTGCAATTATTGCTCAGGCCGCAGCTACGGCCGCATCAATGCTTCCCGGAAGATTTATACTGGGCGTAGGTTCTGGAGAAAATTTAAATGAACATGTTTTAGGTGATGAATGGCCTCCAACCCCTACAAGGATAAATATGCTTGCAGAAGCTGTAGATATAATTAGAACTCTGTGGAATGGAGGCGATGGACTGCAGGATTATGATGGATGTTATTACACTGTTGAAAATGCAAAGGTCTATACCAAACCTGAAGAATTACCTCCAATTTATATAGCTGCAGAAGGAGAAATGGCATCTGAATTAGCAGGGACAAGTGGCGACGGATTAATAGCACAGTCTCCTAAAGAAAAAATTACTAAAAAATTTAATGAATCTGGAGGAGAAGGAAAACCATGTTACGGTGAAGCTGCAGTATGCTGGGCAGAAGACGACGATGAAGCAAAACATACAGCTTACAAATACTGGCCAATAAAAGCAAATACAGTCCAGTTAAATGGAGATTTAGCAACACCATCCCATTTTGAACAGCTTGGAGGAATAATTAATGAAGATCTTCTCGCTGAACAGATGGTCTGCAGCAGCGATCCTCAAGACCACATAGATGAGATTAAAAGCTATGTTGATGCAGGTTTTGATCATGTCTGTATTCAGCATGTAGGTACAGACCAGCCAGGTTTTATAGAATTCTGCGAGAGGGAAATTTTACCAGAATTTAGAGACTAA